The genomic segment ACTGGCGCGGCATCTGGTGCCGGTCGACTATGTGCGGCGCGGTCGGTTCCGGCACGATCCAGCCGAGCCGATCCCGCCGGTGCCGGAACTGGCCCCAGCGCTGGAATTGCCGCACCTCCAGCCGGAAAGCGACCGCTGGCACCGGGTGCGGACGCACCTCGTACGCGGGCAGAATCAGGTGGTCTGGTCGCTGCGCCAGGCCCACCGCCGCATCGCCGAGCTACTGGCGTGAGCGACGCTGGGGGAGCGACCAGGCGCCCTGTGGCGGCAGGCCGGTCGGGTGTTCGGGCTGCAGAGACGGTGCGCGCCAGCTCTCCTCGTGGCTGACCCATGGAGCAGACGCATCGCCCAGGACACGTGCCCGTTTGGGCGTTGCGGGCAGTAAATCGCGGAAGATCACCGTGCTCGCCTGCTGCATCCGAGCGGCACGGCGGAACGGATATGACCAGCTCGGTTTCAAAGGCGCACGGCCGTTCCGGAGACGGTAACCATGAGCATGTTGCTGCCACCCATGTCGATCGTCTCGTAGTCGATATCGACACCGATCACCGCGTTGGCGCCGAGCTGGCGGGCGGCCTCGGCCATCTCCTGGAAGGCGATCTCGCGTGCCTTGCGCAGCTCCTTCTCGTAGGCGCCGGAGCGGCCGCCGACGATGTCGCGGATACTGGCGAAGAGGTCGCGGAAGATATTGGCACCGAGGATCGCCTCGCCGGTCACCACCCCGAGATACTGCTTGACCGGCCGGCCCTCGACGACCGGCGTCGTGGTGATCAGGAGATCGGTCGTCGTCATCTCCGGTCCCCCTTTCCCGATCCTCGTGCTCACCTGTCGTATGGTAGCAGGTCGGCGGTCGGGACAGCGCTGTCCCGGTTCCGGGGCAGCGTGTTCGGGACGAGTGACCACGGCCGATCCCCGTCGGCGCGACGCCTGCGTGACCTGCGAAGCCCCCTCACCCGAGGCGTGCGGGAGAGGGAACGCCGAAACGTCCCGTCGGGGTCGGGCGTGTCCGAACCGCTCGGGCCGCCAGGCCCGGTGAACCTGGCCCTGTTTCCGCGCCTGCGGCGCGGACGGGCGAGGCACGCCTCGCCCCTACCGGGTCTGGTCGGCTGGCGACGGTCGCCGATCGCACGGCTACCGGCGCCCCTGCGATCCAC from the Thermomicrobium sp. 4228-Ro genome contains:
- a CDS encoding heavy metal-binding domain-containing protein, coding for MTTTDLLITTTPVVEGRPVKQYLGVVTGEAILGANIFRDLFASIRDIVGGRSGAYEKELRKAREIAFQEMAEAARQLGANAVIGVDIDYETIDMGGSNMLMVTVSGTAVRL